The DNA sequence GCATTTTTTTTGTCAGGAGCATTTTTTAATACCCCAGCACCACTAACATTAATGTGAGTTCCTCGATCCTTTTGATTAGGAAATATTACGCCAATTTTGCTAAATATTTCTGGTTGCTCTTCATACCTAGCCAAGTAATATGTATTGGCAAGGGTAATATCTCCAAGTCCCGCTGCTACCGCCTCAATATTTCCTGTATCTGTACTTTGTGGAGGACGAGCAAAATTAGCTACTAATCCCTTGATCCATTCTGAGGTTGCTTGCTCACCTTTTTCTTCAATCATACCTGCGACCAAAGATTGATTATAGATATTACTTGAAGAACGCATGATTAATTTGCTTTTCCATTTGGGATCGGCTAAATCTTCGTAAGTAGCTAGATCCGTAGGGTCTATTTTATCTTTGTTATACATAATAACTCGCGCCCGTTTACTAAAAGCAAACCAAAGATTATTAGGATCTCTTAAATTAGCAGGAATTTGTTTATTTAAGACTGCTGAATTTACTGGAGCAAAGATCCCCGCTTGCTCAGCACGCCACAACCTTCCTCCATCAACGGTAATCAAGATATCTGCGGGACTATTTGCACCTTCACTTTTAATTCTTTCAATTAGTTCGTCATCTTTACCTTCAATCAAGTTAACTTTGATACCCGTTTTTGTAGTAAAACCGTCATATAGCTGCTCGTCGGTATTGTAGTGGCGAGAGGAGTAAATATTCACCTGTCCAGCCTGTTTTGCTGCTGTTTCTTCTGTTTCGGCTTGGCTTTGTGGTTGTTCTGGCTCTGTTTGGCTACAGGCAACAACTATAGCTGCCGTACTAGCACCTATAAAAAAACGCCGAGAAAGCTTATTTATTTGATTATTCATCTGAATTTATCAAGACTATAATTTTTCTGAAAGAGA is a window from the Pleurocapsa minor HA4230-MV1 genome containing:
- a CDS encoding Fe(3+) ABC transporter substrate-binding protein, giving the protein MNNQINKLSRRFFIGASTAAIVVACSQTEPEQPQSQAETEETAAKQAGQVNIYSSRHYNTDEQLYDGFTTKTGIKVNLIEGKDDELIERIKSEGANSPADILITVDGGRLWRAEQAGIFAPVNSAVLNKQIPANLRDPNNLWFAFSKRARVIMYNKDKIDPTDLATYEDLADPKWKSKLIMRSSSNIYNQSLVAGMIEEKGEQATSEWIKGLVANFARPPQSTDTGNIEAVAAGLGDITLANTYYLARYEEQPEIFSKIGVIFPNQKDRGTHINVSGAGVLKNAPDKKNAIAFLEYLANPEAQEFFALGNNEYPVVEGIPVNSVIKSFGEFKDDTTNVSAYGKNNANAVKIMDQSGWK